The following proteins are encoded in a genomic region of Fervidobacterium pennivorans DSM 9078:
- a CDS encoding undecaprenyl-diphosphate phosphatase: MKEFLLGVVQGLTEFFPVSSSGHLSLFSKLFGLSPNLSLFAFLHLATFLVVLIFLWKDVWSIIIGLVKLDKSTWDLALKIIVASIPAGIVGVFFEKKIEEIFSSQMLIGVFFLVTAVALWLSDFFSGKKSLNDISYTDALIIGIFQAISVLPGISRSGFTLIGALLVGMNRTDAFRFSFLLSLPVTLAAGIFELKDVVFSTGIFSGFGGAFVAGLIALIVVRQLTVSAHLKFFSLYLIIPALLSFVLK; this comes from the coding sequence ATGAAAGAATTCTTACTTGGAGTTGTGCAAGGACTAACAGAATTCTTCCCTGTTTCAAGTTCTGGGCATTTAAGCTTGTTTTCCAAACTTTTCGGATTATCGCCAAATCTTTCGCTGTTCGCCTTTCTCCACTTAGCAACGTTCTTAGTAGTTTTAATATTCCTTTGGAAAGATGTATGGAGCATCATCATAGGTTTAGTAAAACTTGATAAGTCAACGTGGGACCTGGCACTTAAAATCATAGTTGCATCTATACCTGCAGGAATTGTCGGTGTATTTTTTGAAAAGAAGATTGAAGAGATATTCTCCTCTCAAATGTTAATTGGTGTGTTTTTTTTGGTTACAGCAGTGGCACTCTGGTTATCTGACTTCTTTTCCGGAAAAAAGTCACTAAACGATATTTCTTATACTGATGCATTGATTATTGGTATCTTCCAAGCGATCTCGGTATTGCCTGGTATATCACGCAGTGGTTTTACTCTCATTGGAGCACTCTTGGTAGGTATGAATCGAACTGACGCTTTTAGATTTTCTTTTCTTCTGAGTTTACCAGTAACACTCGCAGCTGGAATCTTTGAACTTAAAGATGTTGTTTTCTCAACAGGTATATTTTCTGGATTTGGTGGAGCATTTGTCGCAGGATTGATTGCCTTGATTGTAGTAAGACAACTAACGGTATCGGCACATCTGAAATTTTTCTCGTTGTATCTTATCATACCTGCGTTGCTGAGCTTTGTTTTGAAATAA
- a CDS encoding YaaR family protein: MRIEPPSNDPKLKNSAIKGKKAGKKEHVSSSQKSSFLGVFEEAESEAIRKTIEEMISDVVEAGNDFVRSPTAENLKKYKEKIRNVLKYVEKNLYKLAGKYDYALSQPRLHIIAEQVDERLEQLTNLLMEAEKNTLKLAEKVGEINGILFDLYK, from the coding sequence ATGAGAATAGAACCACCGTCAAATGACCCAAAGTTAAAGAACTCAGCTATAAAGGGAAAAAAAGCAGGTAAGAAAGAACATGTAAGCTCGAGTCAAAAGAGCTCTTTTCTTGGTGTTTTTGAAGAAGCAGAGAGTGAAGCTATTAGGAAGACCATAGAAGAAATGATAAGTGATGTTGTTGAAGCGGGAAATGATTTTGTAAGGTCACCAACTGCTGAAAACCTCAAAAAATACAAAGAAAAGATTAGAAATGTATTAAAGTATGTGGAAAAAAACCTCTATAAATTAGCTGGAAAATACGATTATGCACTGTCACAACCGAGGTTACATATAATTGCTGAACAAGTTGATGAAAGATTGGAGCAACTTACCAACTTACTTATGGAAGCTGAGAAAAACACGCTAAAGCTTGCTGAAAAGGTTGGAGAAATCAACGGGATACTTTTTGACCTCTACAAATAG
- a CDS encoding Mrp/NBP35 family ATP-binding protein — protein MSTNFSLNPDQKIADLKEHVKHFIAVLSGKGGVGKTTVAVNLATALAESGYKVGLLDVDIHGPDIVRMLGGNALPAVDEDEKIIPAEVLPNLKALSISMMVEEGKPIIWRGPLKHSAIKQFLGDTKWGELDFMIFDLPPGTGDEALSLFQTIGQTDGVLMVTTPQKVALDDVRRAIEFVKAMNQKVLGIVENMSYMRCKDEVVYPFGRGGADLLAQEYGVPVLGRIPMDPKALELLDEGKPITLYYRGSEVEKAFRELAENVAKAVEK, from the coding sequence ATGAGCACAAATTTCAGTTTAAACCCGGATCAGAAAATTGCTGATTTAAAGGAACATGTAAAACACTTTATTGCAGTGTTGAGTGGAAAAGGTGGAGTTGGTAAAACAACGGTTGCCGTGAACTTAGCGACTGCTCTTGCCGAAAGTGGTTACAAAGTTGGACTTCTCGATGTTGACATCCATGGACCTGATATCGTCCGTATGCTTGGTGGTAATGCACTACCAGCTGTTGACGAAGACGAAAAAATAATTCCCGCAGAGGTACTGCCAAACTTGAAAGCACTTTCAATTTCCATGATGGTTGAGGAAGGTAAACCTATCATCTGGAGAGGACCTCTCAAACACTCTGCAATTAAACAATTTCTCGGCGATACTAAATGGGGGGAACTGGATTTCATGATATTTGACTTACCACCGGGAACCGGAGACGAAGCACTTAGTCTTTTCCAAACAATAGGTCAAACTGACGGTGTACTAATGGTGACAACTCCACAAAAGGTAGCACTCGACGATGTCCGAAGAGCAATAGAGTTCGTAAAAGCCATGAACCAAAAAGTTTTGGGCATTGTTGAAAATATGTCCTATATGAGATGCAAAGACGAAGTAGTTTACCCATTTGGAAGAGGCGGAGCAGATTTATTGGCGCAAGAATACGGTGTTCCTGTACTCGGAAGAATTCCTATGGACCCCAAGGCGCTTGAATTACTTGACGAAGGCAAACCGATAACACTTTATTACAGGGGAAGCGAAGTTGAAAAGGCGTTTAGAGAACTTGCTGAAAATGTTGCAAAAGCTGTTGAAAAATAA